One window of the Alphaproteobacteria bacterium genome contains the following:
- a CDS encoding NADP-dependent oxidoreductase: MDKDVSEVLKQVSPIPATERHRRWLLKRHPIGDPGPDDFLYVEDVVPMPPPGEMLVRCIWLSLDPFQRLTWNATPRNAQIVPLYGTLLGDIVGEVVLSNHPGFKKGDIINEVLGWQNYALSDGRGHYIHNRAGARKVDPSLGPISTACGVLGRTGLTAYFSIVRDLMPKPGETMLISTAAGAVGSLAVQIAKIMGARVVGLTSTDEKCDWIRGLGCDEAINYKAVNNLATAIARAAPKGIDMYYDNVGGPIAEAALGNMNDGGRVTRVGVSANYSHVNDDGSPWTWPGNQPMFIIHDYVDAYPEGLQQLSDWIKDGKLTYREDVIDGLENAMGGWLDMMTGGNRGKRIVRIGPNPDGID, from the coding sequence ACAAAGACGTCTCCGAGGTTCTCAAACAGGTTTCGCCGATCCCAGCGACCGAGCGGCACCGGCGCTGGCTGCTCAAACGCCATCCGATCGGCGATCCCGGGCCTGACGATTTTCTGTATGTCGAGGATGTCGTGCCGATGCCGCCGCCCGGCGAAATGCTAGTGCGCTGTATTTGGCTGTCGCTCGATCCGTTCCAACGGCTGACCTGGAACGCCACACCGCGCAACGCCCAGATTGTACCGCTCTACGGCACGCTCCTGGGCGATATCGTCGGCGAAGTCGTGCTGTCGAATCACCCCGGTTTCAAGAAGGGCGATATCATCAACGAGGTCCTGGGCTGGCAGAACTACGCGCTGTCGGACGGCCGCGGGCATTACATCCACAACCGCGCCGGGGCGCGGAAGGTCGATCCAAGCTTGGGACCGATTTCGACCGCCTGCGGTGTCCTCGGACGAACCGGCCTCACTGCCTACTTCTCGATCGTGCGCGACCTGATGCCCAAGCCAGGCGAAACCATGTTGATCTCGACGGCGGCCGGTGCGGTGGGGTCGCTCGCCGTGCAAATCGCCAAGATCATGGGCGCGCGGGTCGTCGGTCTGACTTCCACGGACGAGAAATGCGATTGGATCCGAGGGCTCGGCTGCGATGAAGCGATCAACTACAAGGCCGTCAACAATCTCGCTACCGCCATCGCCCGCGCGGCCCCAAAGGGCATCGACATGTATTACGACAATGTCGGCGGGCCGATTGCCGAGGCGGCTCTAGGGAATATGAACGACGGCGGCCGGGTAACCCGCGTCGGCGTCTCGGCCAACTACAGCCACGTCAACGACGACGGCAGCCCGTGGACCTGGCCCGGCAACCAACCGATGTTCATCATCCACGACTATGTCGACGCCTATCCGGAAGGGTTGCAGCAGCTCTCGGACTGGATCAAGGACGGCAAATTGACTTACCGCGAGGACGTGATCGACGGCCTGGAGAACGCCATGGGCGGGTGGCTCGACATGATGACCGGCGGCAACCGCGGCAAACGCATCGTCCGGATTGGACCCAACCCGGACGGCATCGACTAG
- a CDS encoding class I SAM-dependent methyltransferase, whose protein sequence is MHPERGGRKRPPSVRHEGQHALSPAMSHDDLARFDFVMTSYFHVAQDIYPGNKRAYQARVEPTFVKQHGHKPATRAEVRKAMYADPYWQMWSSLKRGNQELSYAARSHVLAHEFDRLEALAAKKKSAGLSTLRLNPGLKVPRYVTAVDLHCMPGGYNADDGAGLYAGAMYDTASLYLATGGEFGKWNDAAGWSMVNWIVSQFPDIVPTRILDLGCTVGHSTLPLAQHFRKAEVHAIDACAPLLRFAKDRADSLGVAVHFSQQNAETTDFPDNHFDVVTSAMFLHEVPQKSMRRVAKEIHRILKPGGLMLHAEQPQYHGQSPEEQFLREWDTRFNNEPFRCAFRDMDLVELATGAGFPAAGVDREMGPGCAMGKRGIEVRGPGLWLFYTARKAR, encoded by the coding sequence ATGCATCCCGAACGCGGCGGTCGCAAACGTCCGCCTTCCGTGCGCCACGAGGGACAGCACGCGCTGAGCCCGGCGATGAGCCACGACGATCTGGCCCGTTTCGACTTCGTCATGACGTCATATTTCCATGTCGCCCAGGACATTTATCCCGGCAACAAGCGCGCCTACCAGGCGCGGGTCGAGCCGACCTTCGTCAAACAGCACGGTCACAAACCGGCGACCCGCGCCGAGGTCCGCAAAGCGATGTACGCCGACCCCTACTGGCAAATGTGGAGCTCGCTAAAGCGCGGTAATCAGGAACTTTCCTACGCCGCGCGCAGCCACGTGCTGGCGCACGAATTCGACCGGCTCGAAGCTCTAGCGGCGAAAAAGAAGAGCGCCGGCCTATCGACGCTGCGGCTCAACCCCGGCCTAAAGGTGCCACGCTATGTCACGGCGGTCGACCTGCACTGCATGCCGGGCGGCTACAACGCCGACGACGGCGCCGGTCTGTATGCCGGCGCGATGTACGATACCGCGAGCCTGTACCTCGCGACCGGCGGCGAGTTCGGCAAGTGGAACGACGCCGCGGGCTGGTCGATGGTCAATTGGATCGTGAGCCAATTCCCCGATATCGTGCCGACGCGCATTCTCGATTTGGGTTGCACGGTCGGCCATTCGACCTTGCCGCTGGCGCAGCATTTTCGAAAGGCCGAGGTTCATGCGATCGATGCCTGCGCGCCGCTGCTACGGTTCGCCAAGGATCGCGCGGACTCCCTCGGCGTCGCGGTGCATTTCTCCCAACAGAACGCCGAGACCACCGATTTCCCGGACAATCATTTTGACGTTGTCACCAGTGCGATGTTTCTACACGAGGTGCCGCAAAAATCGATGCGGCGCGTCGCCAAGGAAATTCACCGCATCCTAAAACCCGGCGGGCTCATGCTCCACGCAGAACAACCGCAGTATCATGGCCAGTCCCCCGAAGAGCAGTTTCTGCGCGAGTGGGATACACGGTTCAACAACGAGCCGTTCCGCTGCGCCTTTCGCGATATGGATCTCGTCGAACTCGCGACCGGCGCGGGTTTTCCGGCCGCCGGTGTAGACCGTGAAATGGGACCGGGGTGCGCCATGGGCAAACGCGGGATTGAGGTGCGCGGACCCGGCCTGTGGCTTTTCTATACCGCCCGCAAAGCCCGTTAA
- a CDS encoding CBS domain-containing protein, with the protein MTNARRIVPDVIGDQTLVALTATDHVRDAARLMKNRHVGSVLVMNGDVLEGIFTERDMVYRVVADGLDPDLTPLSKVMTRDPDTIDAGASALEALRTMNARGYRHLPVMKNGRVVGIVSSRDFYGEEKAEEENAATTGVGATTPVRN; encoded by the coding sequence ATGACCAACGCGCGCCGTATTGTGCCCGACGTGATCGGCGATCAGACGCTGGTCGCGCTGACCGCAACCGATCATGTACGCGATGCCGCACGGTTGATGAAGAATCGCCACGTCGGATCGGTCTTGGTGATGAATGGCGATGTACTGGAAGGAATCTTCACAGAGCGCGACATGGTGTACCGCGTCGTCGCCGATGGACTAGACCCCGATCTGACCCCGCTGTCCAAAGTGATGACCCGCGACCCCGACACGATCGACGCCGGCGCGTCTGCGCTGGAAGCGCTGCGCACGATGAACGCGCGCGGCTACCGCCATCTTCCGGTGATGAAAAACGGTCGGGTCGTCGGTATCGTGTCGAGTCGCGATTTCTACGGCGAGGAAAAAGCGGAAGAAGAAAACGCGGCAACGACAGGCGTCGGAGCGACGACGCCGGTCCGCAACTAA
- a CDS encoding class I SAM-dependent methyltransferase has protein sequence MASTDINAPQTSISGLGRHGVMAELDADDEARLNYQMAFSRHLRENVQSQNKTIYDGRVEPALKRNLGRAPKDRHEVRRAMLEDPAYQWWACMRRHQQEMGSQHKIPIIERQIDALIDKAHVANPAFGTLHLDNEVAVPRYQSAMDMHWMPGSYHAEAQEGDVFAGALYDLGGLYMGTGGKMGPYNDGPGWSVVHWLDHKHPGFAPRSVLDIGCTVGHSTLAYTDAWPDAEIHGLDFSAPLLRYAHGRAESLGRSVHFWQGLAEDTKFPDNSFDLVVSSMFLHETSHKAVYKIAEEAHRVLRPGGLMLHVEQPPFAMMDSAWRQFEMDWDTHNNNEPFWGPMHDMDLADVAVKGGFAPNKVEQVFAPFVVPQQDGTMHVPEKGEWFFFAAWK, from the coding sequence ATGGCGTCCACCGATATCAATGCGCCGCAAACGTCGATTTCCGGCCTCGGTCGTCACGGCGTCATGGCCGAACTCGATGCCGACGACGAAGCGCGGCTAAATTATCAAATGGCATTCTCGCGCCACCTGCGCGAAAACGTGCAGTCTCAGAACAAGACGATCTACGACGGTCGGGTCGAGCCCGCGCTCAAACGCAACCTGGGGCGCGCCCCCAAGGATCGCCACGAAGTGCGCCGCGCCATGCTCGAAGATCCGGCCTATCAGTGGTGGGCCTGTATGCGCCGCCACCAGCAGGAAATGGGCAGCCAGCACAAAATCCCGATCATCGAACGTCAGATCGACGCGCTGATCGACAAAGCGCACGTTGCCAACCCGGCGTTCGGTACGCTGCATCTCGACAACGAGGTTGCGGTGCCGCGTTATCAGAGCGCGATGGACATGCACTGGATGCCGGGCAGCTACCATGCCGAGGCCCAGGAGGGGGACGTCTTCGCGGGCGCGCTCTATGACCTGGGCGGTCTTTACATGGGGACCGGCGGTAAGATGGGACCCTATAACGATGGGCCTGGCTGGTCGGTGGTGCATTGGCTCGACCACAAGCACCCCGGTTTTGCGCCGCGCAGCGTGCTCGATATCGGCTGCACAGTAGGGCATTCGACACTGGCCTATACCGATGCGTGGCCCGACGCCGAAATCCACGGCCTCGATTTTTCTGCGCCGCTGCTGCGCTACGCCCATGGCCGTGCGGAATCGCTCGGCCGCTCGGTGCATTTTTGGCAAGGCCTCGCCGAGGATACCAAGTTCCCCGACAACTCCTTCGATCTCGTCGTATCGTCGATGTTCCTGCATGAAACGTCGCATAAGGCGGTCTACAAGATCGCCGAAGAGGCCCACCGGGTTCTACGTCCGGGCGGCTTGATGTTACACGTGGAACAACCGCCCTTCGCCATGATGGATAGCGCGTGGCGCCAATTCGAAATGGATTGGGATACCCACAACAACAACGAGCCGTTCTGGGGCCCCATGCACGACATGGATCTTGCCGACGTGGCCGTTAAAGGCGGGTTCGCGCCGAACAAGGTGGAACAGGTGTTCGCGCCCTTCGTCGTGCCGCAGCAAGATGGGACAATGCATGTGCCGGAGAAGGGCGAGTGGTTTTTCTTCGCGGCGTGGAAGTAA
- a CDS encoding SDR family oxidoreductase: MTETTDKKIAAVTGANRGIGFEICRQLARDHGFHVVMAGRDAAKVDAAVGDLRGAALDVEGHVLDITDAASARAFGTWVEGTYGKIDVLVNNAGILLERIYGDSENIETDALDVEIDIVRSIFETNLLGPLRVIQTLVPHIRAGGRIVNMSSQMGQFAWADSNMIGYRLSKTGLNGLTASLAAGLKARGISINCCCPGWVRTDMGSKFAMIDVDEGAQTPVWLAAEADAGLTGKFFNKKAEIPW; this comes from the coding sequence ATGACTGAAACCACAGACAAAAAGATCGCCGCCGTCACCGGCGCCAATCGCGGCATCGGGTTTGAGATTTGCCGGCAACTCGCCCGGGACCACGGCTTCCATGTCGTGATGGCTGGGCGCGATGCAGCCAAGGTCGATGCCGCCGTGGGCGATCTGCGCGGCGCGGCCCTCGACGTCGAGGGCCATGTCCTCGATATCACCGACGCGGCCAGCGCTCGCGCCTTCGGAACATGGGTCGAAGGAACCTACGGAAAGATCGACGTGCTGGTGAACAACGCGGGCATCCTGCTGGAACGCATCTATGGCGATTCCGAGAACATCGAGACGGATGCCCTGGACGTCGAGATCGATATCGTGCGCTCGATCTTCGAGACCAACCTGCTGGGTCCGCTGCGGGTCATCCAAACCCTGGTCCCGCATATCCGGGCGGGCGGGCGGATCGTCAACATGTCCTCGCAAATGGGTCAATTCGCATGGGCCGATTCCAACATGATCGGGTACCGGCTATCCAAGACCGGTCTCAATGGTCTGACGGCCAGTCTTGCGGCGGGGCTGAAGGCGCGCGGCATTTCGATCAATTGCTGTTGCCCCGGTTGGGTCAGAACGGACATGGGATCCAAGTTCGCCATGATCGATGTCGACGAGGGCGCGCAAACCCCTGTGTGGCTCGCCGCCGAGGCGGATGCCGGGTTGACCGGCAAGTTCTTCAATAAAAAGGCCGAAATACCCTGGTAG
- a CDS encoding glutathione binding-like protein: MIDLYTLGTPNGVKASIALEEMALPYRVTAINIMDGDQHHPEFRKINPNGKIPAIVDRDNGDFTVFESGAILIYLAEKSGKLLPSDAKGRSTVIQWLMFQMGGLGPMQGQAGWWNRQEEKTPKAIERYVNETRRIFEVMEARLSDNPYLAGDYSIADIACFGWVRVFEFSGVSIEGLPHLNRWMETIAARPAVQRGLAIPTDEQKKVGAPWAAKIAE; encoded by the coding sequence ATGATCGATCTCTACACCCTAGGAACGCCCAACGGCGTCAAAGCCTCGATCGCACTGGAAGAAATGGCGCTGCCCTACCGCGTTACGGCCATCAACATCATGGACGGCGATCAGCACCACCCCGAGTTCCGCAAGATCAACCCGAACGGCAAGATCCCAGCGATTGTCGACCGCGACAACGGCGACTTCACCGTTTTCGAATCCGGCGCGATCCTGATCTATCTCGCCGAGAAATCCGGCAAGCTGTTGCCGTCGGACGCCAAGGGCCGCTCGACCGTCATCCAGTGGCTGATGTTCCAGATGGGCGGCCTTGGCCCAATGCAGGGCCAAGCCGGGTGGTGGAACCGGCAGGAAGAAAAGACGCCCAAGGCGATCGAGCGGTACGTCAACGAGACCCGGCGGATTTTCGAAGTGATGGAGGCTCGGCTTTCTGACAACCCCTATCTCGCGGGCGACTACTCAATCGCCGACATTGCCTGCTTCGGTTGGGTCCGGGTGTTCGAGTTTTCAGGCGTCTCGATCGAGGGCCTGCCCCACCTCAATCGTTGGATGGAGACCATCGCGGCGCGCCCGGCGGTTCAACGCGGCCTCGCCATTCCGACCGACGAACAAAAGAAAGTCGGTGCGCCGTGGGCGGCAAAGATCGCCGAATAG
- the dapB gene encoding 4-hydroxy-tetrahydrodipicolinate reductase has protein sequence MKIGIAGCAGRMGQTLLRQVAATPGCAVAGGSEAPGSVAIGQDVGTSAGLPVVGVGVVDNADALFATCDAVLDFTAPAATVAHARTAAAQGKILIAGTTGMGAADETALRDAAQRTAIVYAANMSVGVNVLAQVVKQVAALLGPDAFDIEVVEMHHRNKVDAPSGTALLLGRAAAQGRDVDLDAVADRGRDGITGPRQTGHIGFASLRGGSVPGDHTVIFASDSERLELTHRAQDRSLFAAGAVRAALWAVGKPAGLYDMTDVLGLKD, from the coding sequence GTGAAGATTGGAATTGCGGGCTGCGCCGGGCGGATGGGGCAAACACTTTTGCGTCAGGTCGCCGCCACACCCGGTTGCGCCGTCGCCGGCGGTAGCGAAGCACCGGGGAGCGTGGCGATCGGCCAAGATGTCGGTACCTCGGCCGGGTTGCCGGTTGTCGGCGTCGGCGTTGTCGATAACGCCGACGCGTTGTTCGCGACCTGCGATGCGGTGCTGGACTTCACCGCACCTGCGGCAACCGTCGCCCACGCCCGCACCGCCGCCGCGCAGGGCAAGATTCTGATCGCCGGGACCACCGGCATGGGCGCGGCCGACGAAACGGCCCTGCGCGACGCCGCGCAGCGCACGGCTATTGTTTATGCCGCCAACATGAGCGTCGGCGTCAACGTGCTGGCCCAGGTGGTTAAGCAAGTCGCGGCGTTACTCGGGCCGGATGCCTTCGATATCGAGGTCGTCGAAATGCATCACCGCAACAAGGTCGATGCACCGTCGGGCACCGCCTTGCTGCTGGGCCGCGCCGCTGCGCAAGGGCGCGACGTCGATCTCGATGCCGTGGCCGACCGCGGCCGCGACGGCATCACCGGCCCGCGTCAAACTGGGCACATCGGTTTTGCCAGCCTGCGCGGCGGCAGCGTGCCCGGCGATCACACGGTCATCTTCGCTAGCGACAGCGAACGCCTGGAACTTACCCACCGGGCGCAGGACCGTTCGCTCTTTGCCGCCGGCGCCGTGCGCGCTGCATTGTGGGCAGTGGGCAAGCCCGCCGGTCTCTACGACATGACGGATGTGTTGGGGCTGAAGGACTGA
- a CDS encoding hemolysin III family protein: MRGPRAPSPPAAEFEPFGFLGRWDSLIPFVGLALAVAAVSTLLILMPWNSGVRPVGAALIYGATLLASYLASSLYHWTQNPRARRIFHAMDHSAIYLLIAGTVTTVAAMPLWDHRGALLLGLVWAAAFGGIALRLFMVRRLHRFSSLVYVALGWAGVAWIVPLVQTLEPWPLGLLGVGGIAYTAGLAFFHWPRFKINNAIWHVFVLAGSATHFVAILLMLRAA, from the coding sequence TTGAGGGGGCCTCGCGCCCCCTCGCCACCCGCCGCCGAGTTCGAACCGTTCGGGTTCCTTGGCCGCTGGGATTCGCTTATCCCTTTTGTCGGCCTTGCCCTTGCGGTGGCCGCCGTCTCGACTCTCCTAATCCTCATGCCGTGGAATTCGGGCGTCCGTCCCGTCGGTGCCGCGCTGATTTACGGCGCAACACTCCTCGCCTCCTACCTCGCATCGTCGCTTTATCATTGGACGCAGAATCCGCGCGCCCGGCGCATTTTCCATGCGATGGATCACAGCGCGATTTATCTGTTGATTGCGGGTACCGTGACCACGGTCGCAGCGATGCCGCTCTGGGATCACCGCGGCGCGCTTCTTCTCGGCTTGGTTTGGGCGGCGGCGTTCGGCGGTATCGCACTGCGTTTGTTCATGGTGCGCCGCTTACACCGGTTCAGCTCGCTCGTCTATGTCGCGCTGGGGTGGGCCGGGGTCGCCTGGATCGTCCCGCTGGTGCAGACGCTCGAACCATGGCCGCTGGGCCTGCTTGGGGTCGGCGGCATCGCCTATACGGCGGGGCTCGCTTTTTTTCATTGGCCCCGGTTCAAAATCAACAATGCGATCTGGCACGTCTTCGTGCTGGCTGGCAGCGCCACGCATTTCGTGGCGATCCTGCTGATGCTGCGCGCTGCGTAA
- a CDS encoding cold-shock protein — protein sequence MIGTVKWFNATKGYGFIAPEDGGKDSFLHISALERAGLSHVSEGQRLEYDLESGRDGKTSAANLRVVD from the coding sequence ATGATCGGAACCGTTAAGTGGTTCAACGCGACCAAGGGTTACGGCTTCATTGCCCCCGAAGACGGCGGCAAGGATAGTTTCTTGCACATCTCCGCGCTCGAACGCGCCGGCCTTTCGCATGTCAGCGAAGGCCAACGCCTTGAGTACGATCTGGAATCCGGCCGCGACGGTAAGACGTCCGCCGCCAATCTCCGGGTTGTCGACTAA
- a CDS encoding PAS domain-containing protein encodes MARLSRSGFALGAVFATASALLIGAAAINNLRFESRALTAHFEEAAVRTIAGIAAGLGAAPGNVASSIAAYVAEAPDIVGVTILNGDGTIRLAAGDAQAPSEQTFSVERAMADGGAPGLVRVTFDRAFLDADIARVRSGTYQRAPIVWAGIMVLVIALLAYRERTRRVTGDNRRLHDEILRRSEAEARERSIRVRLEDIAALTSDFYWETDANGIVRYVSDRFRTVTGVLDEFVVGKPIGEGRWQSTPETRANIAAILDERQTIRDSQFHYTDTKGRIRVIAASAAPRFDSDGVYIGHRGTSRDVTPQAETAQRVAESEERFRSIAEMSADLFWETDAEGRITFFVNRSGSRLALAPDVYMGTKFLDLVREVSPHSAIELEQIMAKRQSFSGLRQDGVSLDGAPRHLVANGRPIFGLNGTYLGYRGGTRDVTDLVEAEKRAARSARQIRAFFDNAPAAIIIKNRDLQITHVNGTYETWSGRALDTVLGKTSPEIHSDSPQARAYHSIDQEILATGRAHRDEDSFTFGDGTKRSIASVRFPILDDDGEPTGIGVFLTDITDQHKAQERAAEISAQLQQFLDNSPSAIAIKEVDGRFSQVNPAWCTLLGKSAQEVIGKTNSDIFPNGPAQGWLRTQDKKVVDAVGPIESEAEILAGDGAMRRISSVRYPLRDKSGRVTHIASISTDITQARNAEERLRQAHRMEAIGQLTGGVAHDFNNLLTVAQGNLELLELSLTDAGQRQRLEAAIRAVKRGGSLTQQLLSFARKQTLAPTSISVAEAVNQIGAMIGRVLRANIVLQVEIANDLPPIQADPAQLESALLNLALNAQDAMPRGGHLTLRADRDETNPSLVNLSVADTGTGIAEAIRERVLEPFFTTKSVGEGSGLGLSMVYGFVQQSGGYLEIQSEVGRGTEIVLSMPVARSPIEVEGSDKPLVAGKGRVLFVEDDPDLRDMAEQMIRALGYVVESVPDADTAARRLIQKTPFDILLTDLVLPGNTNGHQLAEFARGIRPTMHIVVTSGYADSVLKEEGDLPAGSIFLPKPFRMSALSQVLHAETPVASTNTEARSE; translated from the coding sequence GTGGCACGCCTCTCACGCAGCGGCTTCGCCCTTGGCGCCGTATTCGCTACGGCAAGCGCTCTCCTAATCGGCGCGGCGGCGATCAACAACCTCCGGTTCGAAAGCCGCGCTCTGACGGCCCATTTCGAAGAAGCCGCAGTGCGCACGATCGCCGGCATTGCCGCCGGCTTAGGAGCGGCGCCGGGCAATGTTGCCAGTTCCATCGCCGCTTATGTGGCCGAAGCACCCGATATTGTGGGGGTCACAATTCTAAACGGCGACGGGACAATTCGGCTCGCCGCCGGCGACGCCCAAGCGCCGTCCGAACAGACGTTTAGTGTCGAGCGCGCGATGGCCGACGGCGGCGCACCAGGCCTTGTTAGGGTAACGTTCGACCGAGCCTTCCTTGACGCCGACATCGCCCGTGTCCGATCGGGCACCTATCAGCGGGCGCCGATCGTGTGGGCGGGCATCATGGTTCTGGTCATTGCGCTGCTGGCCTACCGCGAACGAACGCGCCGAGTAACGGGCGACAATCGTCGACTCCATGACGAGATTCTGCGCCGCAGCGAGGCTGAGGCGCGCGAGCGTTCGATTAGAGTGCGCTTGGAGGACATCGCTGCACTGACTAGCGATTTCTACTGGGAGACAGACGCCAACGGAATCGTACGCTACGTTTCGGATCGGTTCCGCACGGTCACCGGAGTACTCGACGAGTTCGTGGTTGGCAAACCTATTGGTGAAGGCCGCTGGCAGTCGACCCCGGAAACGCGCGCCAATATCGCCGCCATCTTAGACGAGCGGCAGACTATTCGGGACTCACAATTCCACTACACCGACACCAAAGGAAGGATACGGGTGATTGCCGCTTCGGCGGCGCCGCGCTTCGATAGCGACGGCGTCTATATCGGCCACCGCGGGACGTCCCGTGACGTCACACCGCAAGCCGAAACAGCCCAACGAGTTGCAGAAAGCGAGGAGCGCTTCCGCAGCATTGCCGAGATGTCGGCCGATCTGTTCTGGGAAACCGACGCTGAGGGTCGCATCACCTTTTTCGTCAACCGGTCGGGCAGTCGTTTGGCGTTGGCGCCCGATGTGTACATGGGGACAAAGTTTTTAGATCTCGTTCGCGAGGTCTCGCCCCATTCCGCAATCGAACTCGAACAGATCATGGCAAAACGCCAGTCCTTTTCCGGTCTGCGCCAGGATGGCGTTTCGTTGGACGGCGCACCGCGCCACTTGGTGGCCAACGGACGGCCCATATTCGGGTTGAACGGTACCTATCTCGGCTACCGCGGCGGCACCCGTGACGTTACCGATTTAGTCGAGGCCGAGAAAAGAGCTGCGCGAAGTGCCAGACAGATTAGAGCCTTCTTCGACAACGCGCCGGCGGCAATCATCATCAAGAACCGTGACCTGCAGATCACCCATGTAAATGGAACCTACGAGACCTGGTCGGGCCGTGCGCTGGATACCGTCTTAGGAAAGACCTCGCCGGAGATCCACAGCGACAGCCCACAGGCGCGCGCCTACCATTCCATCGATCAAGAAATCCTTGCAACGGGGCGCGCCCACCGTGACGAAGACTCCTTTACCTTCGGCGACGGCACGAAACGATCGATCGCCAGCGTCCGGTTTCCGATTCTTGACGATGACGGCGAGCCGACGGGGATCGGTGTGTTCCTCACCGACATCACCGATCAGCACAAAGCCCAAGAGCGCGCCGCCGAAATTTCCGCCCAACTGCAGCAGTTCCTGGATAACTCACCGTCGGCCATTGCCATCAAAGAAGTCGACGGTCGTTTTTCCCAAGTCAATCCGGCCTGGTGCACGCTGTTAGGCAAATCGGCGCAGGAGGTGATCGGCAAGACGAACAGCGATATTTTCCCAAATGGCCCGGCGCAAGGGTGGCTTCGCACGCAAGACAAGAAGGTTGTCGATGCCGTGGGACCGATCGAGAGCGAAGCCGAAATCCTCGCAGGCGACGGCGCGATGCGGCGGATTTCTTCGGTACGCTACCCTTTGCGAGATAAGAGCGGCAGGGTCACCCATATCGCATCGATCAGCACAGACATCACACAGGCCCGCAATGCCGAGGAGCGGTTACGCCAAGCACACCGGATGGAAGCGATCGGTCAGCTCACCGGTGGGGTTGCGCACGACTTCAACAATTTGCTGACCGTCGCCCAGGGAAACCTGGAGCTGCTTGAGCTGTCATTGACCGACGCCGGTCAGCGACAACGACTCGAAGCGGCGATTCGGGCGGTGAAGCGCGGCGGTTCGCTGACCCAACAACTTCTGTCGTTCGCCCGAAAGCAAACCCTAGCGCCGACATCGATCTCTGTAGCCGAAGCTGTAAACCAGATCGGTGCCATGATCGGTCGGGTGTTGCGCGCTAATATTGTCCTTCAGGTTGAAATAGCCAACGATCTTCCGCCGATCCAAGCCGATCCGGCACAGCTAGAGTCGGCTTTACTCAATCTCGCGCTCAACGCACAAGATGCGATGCCCCGGGGCGGTCACCTGACGCTTCGCGCCGATCGCGACGAGACCAATCCCAGTCTGGTAAACCTAAGTGTCGCCGATACGGGCACCGGCATCGCCGAAGCGATTCGAGAGCGTGTCCTGGAACCCTTCTTTACAACGAAGAGCGTTGGCGAGGGTTCGGGCTTAGGTCTCAGCATGGTGTACGGATTTGTCCAGCAAAGCGGCGGCTATCTAGAAATCCAGAGCGAGGTCGGTCGCGGCACTGAAATCGTCCTCTCGATGCCGGTCGCGAGGTCGCCGATCGAGGTTGAGGGGTCGGACAAACCGCTTGTAGCCGGGAAAGGACGCGTCCTCTTCGTCGAAGACGATCCGGACCTGCGAGACATGGCGGAACAAATGATCCGCGCCCTTGGCTATGTCGTGGAATCGGTCCCCGATGCCGACACGGCTGCGCGGCGTCTGATTCAGAAAACCCCCTTTGACATTCTTCTTACCGACCTAGTTCTCCCGGGAAATACCAACGGCCACCAGCTGGCCGAGTTTGCGCGCGGCATCCGCCCGACCATGCATATCGTCGTCACATCGGGTTATGCCGATTCCGTCCTCAAAGAGGAAGGCGACCTGCCGGCTGGCAGCATCTTTCTACCCAAGCCCTTTCGGATGTCGGCGCTTTCCCAAGTTCTTCACGCAGAAACACCTGTCGCTAGTACCAACACCGAGGCACGCAGCGAGTAG